In Deltaproteobacteria bacterium, the sequence ACGATCCCGCTGCTCGGGCTGCACTTCGTCGGCGGTGACACCATCGCCCGTACGCTCCGCGAGCTGCGGGGCGACCCCGCCTGCAAGGGCATCGTGCTGCGGGTGAACAGCGGCGGCGGCTCGGCGCTCGCGTCCGACGTCATGTGGCGCGAGGTCCAGCTGACCCGCGAGGCGCAACAGAAGGATCCGCGCACGCAGCCGCCGATCGTGGTGTCGATGGGCGACGTGGCCGCCTCGGGCGGCTACTACGTCGCGACTGGCACGGACACCGTGTTCGCCGATCCCGTCACCATCACGGGTTCGATCGGCGTGATCTCGATCCACCCCGACGTCTCGGGCCTGCTGGCCAAGCTCGGGGTCACGGCCGTGACGATGAAGCAGGGCCAGAACCCCGACATCCAGGCGCCCTGGCACCCCTACGACGACGACCAGCGCGCGCGCGTGCAGGCGTCGATCGAGCACACCTACGAGCTGTTCCGCAGCCGCGTCGCCGACGGGCGCAAGCTCGCCGTCGAGCGCGTGCACGAGCTCGGCCGCGGGCGCGTGTGGATCGGTGCAAAGGCCAAGCAAGTCGGGCTCGTCGATCACATCGGCGGCCTACACGAGGCCATCGCACAGCTGCGCAAGCGGGCGGGGATCCGCGGCCGCGCCGAGCTGCCGCTGCGGGTGCTACCCGAGCAGCGCTCGCTGGTCGAGCTGGTGCTCGGCGCACTCGGCTTCGGTCGCGAGCGTCGCGATCCAAGCGCGCGCGCGACCACCCGCACGCGTCGCGACCGTGCCCGTGGCCCCCGCCGCCGCGGCGAGCTCGAGCTGCCGCCGGCGCTGGACGTCGCGCTGGCCCGCGGTCCGCTGTCGCTGCTGTTCCTCGCGCCCGGCAAGGCCCACGCGATCTTGCCGTGGTCGCTGCAGTGACGCGTCAACGCGGCGCGGCGCCGTTGCTGCGCCACGCGTGCACGACGTGGGCGGGCGACGACAACCGCCCCAGCGCAGGCACGCGGCGGACCCAGTCGCGCGCGTCGAGGATGCGGCTGCCGACGAAGCCCGCGTCCGCGAGCGCACCGTGCAGCGCGGTGCGATCGCGCAGCGGATCGAGGGCGTGCCGCCGCCGTGTGAGCGCCTTGATCGCCCCGCGCAGGACCTTGGTCGCGCGGCCGAGCTGGGCCTGCGCGTCTGCGGTGTGCAGGTCGACCACGAAGTCGCCGCCGTCCGCCAGCGCGTCCGCGACGACGCGCATGAGGGCAGCTCGCGCGTCGGCGTCGAAGTAGCTGACCAGCCCTTCGGCGACGATCGCCGGTCGCTTGGCGCCGGCCACCAGCGCGCGCAAGGTCGCGGCGAAGTCTGGCGCGAGCACGTCGGCGGGCTGTAGTGTGAGCCGGGCCATCGCACGTCGACGCAGCGAATCGGGGAGCCGCTCGAGCGCGCGACGCTTGGTGTCGATCATGTCCGGCAGATCGACGTCGACGCACGCGACGTCGCGGTCGATCGCCCACTGCAACGTACGCGGCGTCAGCCCGGCGCCGAGCTCGATCAGCCGGTCGGGGGCGAGGTCCTCGAGCAGGGCATCGATCAGCAGGTGCCGGTAGGCCAGGTAGCCGCGCATGCTCGGTACCCCCGGCAACACCCGCGTGGTCCACTCGCCGAGCGCGAAGAAGCCCCAGTAGAGCACCGCCCCCTGGGTGGTCGCCAGGTGATGCGCGTACGGCAGGTGCAGGCGCTGCCACACGTAGCCGGTGTAGTGCGCGGTCGGGCCGATGCGGTCGGCGTCGTGCCGCGCTGCGCCGCTGCTCATCGCTCGAGCATGCGCTCGGCGTCGGCCCGCGGGATCGCGACCCGCTCGGCGAGCTCGAGGAAGAGGTGGCGCTCGCGATCGCCGGTGAACGACGCCCGCACGATCGGCACCAGCGAGACCAGCGCGATGCCCCGCTCCTCGGGGGCGAGCGCAGCCAGGCGACCGACCACGTCGTCGATCGAAGGCGCGGCGTCGATCATCTGTGCCAGCTGCTCGCGACGCGCGGCGTCGACCGGCATCCGAGCGACGAGGTCATCGAACTCCGCCCGCTCGCCGCTGTCGGCAACGCCGTCGGCGTTGGCGAGCATGGCCGCGAAGGCAATCACCGCGTCGGCGCGGCGCGCGGCTTGCTCGCGCCAGCGCTGACGCAGCTGCTTGACCTCGGCCGGGTCGGCGCCGAGGCGACTGGCGATCTCGTCGTGCACGGCACGCTCCTCATCGCTGCCGCGACCGTCGGCCAACGCCATCCGCCAAGCACGCTCGAGGATCGACTCGGTGAACAACGGCGGCGGCAGCGGCAGCTCGGTCAGGCGCGCCTGCAGGGCCTGGCGTTGGCTGAGCAGCTCGAGCCAGCCGGCGGCCTCGTCGGCGGCGAGACGCTCGTCGAGCATCCACAACACCTGATCCCACTCGCCGACGTCGAGGATCCCGTCGGCGTGCGCGACGAGCCCGCACGCGACCAACGTCCACTCCTGCTCCGGTGACAGCGGCATCGCCCCTGCAGCCTACCAGAACGCAGGCAGGCCGCGGGGCGAAGGGCGCGTCGTCACGTGCCGGTGATCGACACTGGGCGCTTGCGCATCGCGAAGGTGTGCTCGCTGCCCGGGAACGCGCGCTGCTTCACCTCGTCGCAGAAGTGACGCGCGGCCGCGACCACGCGATCGAAGCCGTCGTCGTAGCGCTTGACGAACTTCGGCCGGAGATCGGCGGTCATGCCCAGCAGGTCGTAGCAGACCAGCACCTGGCCGTCGCAGTGCACGCCCGCGCCGATGCCGATGGTCGGGATCGCGATCGCGTCGGTGATGCGCGCGGCGAGCTCGCCCGGGATGCCCTCGAGCACGAGGGCGTACGCACCGGCCTCCGCGACCGCGACCGCGTCGGCGAAGATGCGCTCGGCGTCGTCGTGCTCGCGGCCCTGCACGCGGAAGCCCCCGAGCGCGTGGACCGATTGCGGGGTCAGCCCCACATGGGCCATCACCGGGATGCCAGCGGCGACGATGCGCGCGATGGTCGGCGCGATCGCGGCACCGCCCTCGAGCTTCACGGCGTGGGCTCCGCCCTGTGCGAGGATGCGCCCGGCGTTGCGCACCGCCTCCTCAGGCGTCACCTGATAGCTGAGGAACGGCATGTCGCCGACCACGTGACAGTGGCGTGCGCCGCGAGTGACGGCGCGCGTGTGGTAGACGATGTCGTCGACGGTGACGCCGAGCGTGTCGGCGTTGCCCTGCACGACCATGCCCAGGGAGTCGCCGACCAGCAGCAGCTCCACACCGGCCTCGTCGAGCATGCGGGCGAAGGTCGCGTCGTACGCCGTGACCATCGTCAGCGGCTCGCCGCCCTTGCGCGCACGGATCTCGGGCACCGTGATCGCCTTGCGCGTCTCGAGCTGCGGTGCAGCGCTCGGACGGCCATACTTGACCTCGGGGGTATCGCTCACGTCGGGCCTCCCGCCTCCGGTCGTGGCCGAGCGCCATGCTCGGTCCCCGCCTCGGGGGTGCGCGGTCACGATAGCACCCGACCGCGCCACTCGCCCCCTCGCAAGCGGGCACCGAGGCCGGGAATCGTGCAGCGCGCCGCTGCAATGTGCCGTGCACGGTTTGACGCGCGAATCCCATCGTGCAACCTTACGCGCGCTTCGGCCCTCGCGGCCGTTTCCCCAACGAGGTCACCGTGAGCTTCACGCTTCCCCCGCTGCCCTTCGCCAAGGACGCGCTCGTGCCCCACATGAGCGCCGAAACCTTCGACTACCACTACGGCAAGCACCACCAGGCCTACCTGAACAAGCTCAACGAGCTGACCGCGGGCAAGCCC encodes:
- the panB gene encoding 3-methyl-2-oxobutanoate hydroxymethyltransferase; the encoded protein is MSDTPEVKYGRPSAAPQLETRKAITVPEIRARKGGEPLTMVTAYDATFARMLDEAGVELLLVGDSLGMVVQGNADTLGVTVDDIVYHTRAVTRGARHCHVVGDMPFLSYQVTPEEAVRNAGRILAQGGAHAVKLEGGAAIAPTIARIVAAGIPVMAHVGLTPQSVHALGGFRVQGREHDDAERIFADAVAVAEAGAYALVLEGIPGELAARITDAIAIPTIGIGAGVHCDGQVLVCYDLLGMTADLRPKFVKRYDDGFDRVVAAARHFCDEVKQRAFPGSEHTFAMRKRPVSITGT
- a CDS encoding class I SAM-dependent methyltransferase, whose product is MSSGAARHDADRIGPTAHYTGYVWQRLHLPYAHHLATTQGAVLYWGFFALGEWTTRVLPGVPSMRGYLAYRHLLIDALLEDLAPDRLIELGAGLTPRTLQWAIDRDVACVDVDLPDMIDTKRRALERLPDSLRRRAMARLTLQPADVLAPDFAATLRALVAGAKRPAIVAEGLVSYFDADARAALMRVVADALADGGDFVVDLHTADAQAQLGRATKVLRGAIKALTRRRHALDPLRDRTALHGALADAGFVGSRILDARDWVRRVPALGRLSSPAHVVHAWRSNGAAPR